GTGGGTTGCCTCGTGATCAACGGGCTTGCGATCCTCCGCGACCCCACCCGGCCGCGGGCACCGGCCTCCCTCCCGTAGGCGGACGACGCCAGCACCCGGATCAGGCCACCATGGTCGCCCGGGTCATGCACCGGCCGCCGGGGCCGGCCACCGGGTCCTGGCGCACGAACGAGGCCCAGACCGTTGCCGGAGGAGGTGTCCGAGCCTTGCGCGACCGTGGTCGCGATGAAACCCGCGGCAGCCAGCTGCTCAAAGGCGTCCTGGACATGCTGCTCCTGGCCCTGATCGCCGAGCGACCCCGCTACGGCTACGAGATGGTGGAAGAACTCGGCCGGCGCGGGCTGCACCTCGTCAGCGAGGGAGCATCTACCCCGTTCTCGCCCGCCTGGAGCGGGCCGGGTTCGTCCAAGGATACTTCGAGCCCTCACCGCAAGGGCCACCGCGGAAGTACTATCGCATCCTGCCCCAGGGCCATCAGGCCCTTCATCGGTGGGGACGAGTGGCAACGGTTCGCACGGGGCGTGGACGGGGTGGTGACGGGCCAGCCCGCCGCCCGCGCAGCCAACCCGGCCTGCGGACGCGGCGATTCCGCCCCCGATCCCGCCATCCCCCTCCGTGGGGGTCCGGGCCCCTGACCGCGCCCCGCCCGTCACCACCGGGCCGCCCCCCCGAAGGGACCTCCTCTTGACCGCCTCACCGGGCCAGACCCCCGCGAACCCGCGACCAAGGGATGCACCCCTTGATGGGTTCACGATACGTAGTTTAATATTTAGACAAACTTCTAAAAACAGCCTCAAGGAGGCACAGCGTGGGTGAGCCCCAGCTGGTCTTCAAAGCCCTGGCCGACCCCACCCGCCGGGCCATCCTGCGGCTGCTCCGCGACCGCGACCTGACGGCAGGGGAGATCGCCGCGCACTTCCCGGTCACCCAGGCCAGCATCTCGCACCACCTGAGCCTCCTTAAGCATGCGGGGCTGGTGCTGGACGAGCGGCGAGGGCAGCACGTGGCGTACTCCCTCAACACCACGGTCTTCCAGGAGGTGATCGCATGGCTGATGGACCTGGCGGGCCCGCGTGACCTCGCACGGCTCCGGGTCCGGCCCGGAAGCCGGCGGCCCCGCGATGTCCTCGCGCGGTGGGCATGCGGCTCCGCCGCAAGACGGCCAGGGGCCGGACCGGGACGACCGCGGTCGCGACGTTCTGGAATGGCTGCTCCTCGCCCTGGCGGCCCTGGCGACCGCCGGGGTCTACCCGCGCCTCCCGGATCAGATGGTGATCCACTGGAACGCAGCCGGGCAGCCAGACGGATGGGCTCCCAGGGCCTTCGCAGCGTGGTTCGGCTGGGCGACGGCGGCGGGCACGTACCTTCTGCTGAAGGTTCTTCCGTCCATCGACCCGCGCCGCGCCAACTACCCCGGTTCGCAGGCGCCTACCGGCTGGTCCGGCAGATCACCGTCCTGTTCTTGCTGGGCGTCCACGCGGTGGTCCTCATGACCGGCCTCGGCATCCCCGTCGCCGTCGACCGGGTCATCGGTCTTGGCGTCGGCCTGATGCTGATCATCATGGGCAACGTCATGGGTCAAGTGCGCCCCAACTTCTTCTTCGGCATCCGCACGCCGTGGACGCTGTCCAGTGAGGCGGTGTGGCGCAAGACCCATCGTGCCGGGGCTGGCTGTTCATCCTCGCGGGGCTGGCCATCGCGACGACCGCCTTCCTGCCGCCCAGCTGGACGGTGCCGGTGATCCTGGCCAGCGTCATCGGGGTCACCATGGGAACGACGGTCTACTCGTATCTGCTCTGGCGGTTGAACGGCGCCGACATGGGCTGAACGGGCAAGCCGGGTGGCCGGCCCGGAACGCGCGAGGACCGCAAGGATGGGAAACGGGTGCGGGTCGATCGACCCGTACCCGATCCTGGCGCCGGATCTGCCCGGGCCCCTCTTCCCTCGCCCAGCCTGGCACCCCGCCGCCGGTTCGTCCCAGTGGCGGGGTGCCTCGGCCCGGCAGGGCCGTCACCGCAAGGGATCTCCACCGACCACGGGCCGTCCACCACTGACTGCGGGGTGGCGAAACGGACCACGAGGACCCCGTCCCGGGGAAGAAGGACTGGATAGGTCAAGTGCACTCGGTCCAACTGGCCGGTGTGGGGTCGTGTTCGGTGGCCACGCCGTCCGGTATCCAGCCCGCCTCCGCTCCGGGGGAGACTTCCGCCACACCTTCAGGGATGACGCTCGCTGTGACGGATACGCGCTCGAGCACCCTCCCGTCCTGCGCCGGCCCCAGGTCCAGGTTCAACACGATCCGGCCCGGTCGGGCCGAGCTACTTCCTTGACCGCAACGGTCCACGGCCCACCCGACGCGCCGGTCGACACGCGGGTGCTGCCGGGCGCCAGTTGTCCAGGGGATCCGCATCACCCCAGCCCCGGCTCGAGCACGCGGATGCGGGAGGCCGACAGGTGCAGCGATCGGACCCAGGACGGAAGGACCCGCGGAAGCGTGCCACCAGCTGGAAGGTGGGGGCGTCAACCCAGCCGTGGGGCACCTGCACGTCGGCAAGCTCCAGCCGGGTACCAGCGGGCCCGCAAGGCGCAGGTCCTCCACCCCGACCAAGTGCCAGGAGGCTGTTTGCCCGGAGTCGCCGGCTTCACCCGGCCCCTGGCTCGCGTCCGGGACGGCGCCGGCACCGTCCGGCCGCGATGCGCCGGAACCGGCCGTGGCCCACCTTAGATGGAGGACCACCTCGTCCCGTCCCCCGACCAGGTGGGGAACGCCGAGCTGCAGCCCCGCCCGGGCGCTGGACCAGGCATCCGGATCCATGGCCGCCCTGCCGGCACGAGCCCATCCACGAGGACCAGGGGAAGCCGCAGGTCCGGCTCGTGGGCCAGCGTCACCTCTGCGATCCCCGTCGGGAGGGGAGGGAACACAGGTACAGGGGTCGTCCGGCCCCCACGACACCACCTTGGCGTGAGGACCGTTCCATCGGGCAGCTGCAGGGCCCATCCGTGCATGAGCTCATCGCTCCCGTCCCGCTCCCCTCCCCCTCCCGGTTGGTGCCGCCCCGGGTTCCGCTGGCGCCGTCGCCACCCATCCGGATCCGGACCTCGGTCAGCTCCGGTAGCGCCACCCGACTCGACGGTCAGGCGGTCCGGGCCGGGGCCGAGCCAAGCCAGCGGCACCGTGACAGGCTCCCGCAGCGCCCGGACCTTGGCCCCTTCCTCGCGGACGAACCCGGCCCCCGGCAGCCACCGGGCAATGTGCTCCAACGCGGCCTGGACCACGGCCGGGTTCGTCCAGACCAGCAGGCCCGCCGCGGCCAGGACCGCTGCGGCCACGAGCCATGGCGGGAGCTGGCGAGAGCACCCTGAGCCACAGGCCGGTCCCGGAAGGACCGACGTGAGCCGGCGCCCTGTTTGGCCAGGCCGTCCTTGGACTCCGCGCCCATGGCCACCCGGGCGGCGACACGCTCCTGCAGCCGCTCCAGGCTCCCTGCCGGCGCCGCAGGCGCGGAGGCCGCCACGCGTTCGAGGAGCAGATCCCCTACCGCTTCCAGGCGGCTAGGGGGAATGCCCAGCTCTTGCAGGAACGCGGCTTCCTCAGCGGTCCAGCGGGGAGTCACGCGCACCGACTCTCCATCGCCCGTGGAGTCGGGTCCTCGCCGGTCCCGCGCCAGGCGCAGCAGCTTCACACCGGGATGGCTCCGTGTACGTGCCGCCCCCCTCTTCCCCCGTGCCGGTCCCCGCTGCGTCCATTCGCTGCCGCGTCATGTGGGATCTCCTTTCCTATCGGCGGATGCCGGCCGCCTGCCGGCCGCTGGCGCCCGTTCGACCAGCGCCTTCCGTAGGGCCTGGCGCGCTCGCCAGAGCCGGCTGTCCATGGCGTTCCGCGAGATGCCTGCCTCCCGCGCCATCCGTTCGATGGGTTCTTCCATCCAGTACCGGCGGATCAGCAGGTCCCGTTCCGCCGGGGACAGGGACTCCAGGGCCATGCGCAGCCGCACCGCCTCGTCCCGCGCCGCCACCAGCTCGGCGGGGTCCGCCGGTGAGACCAGGGCGTGGCCGCCCGAAGGCAAGCCTTCGTCAAGGCTGGACCAAGCCGGGCCGCCAGCGTGCGACGCGGACCGGGACGCCTTCCCGGGCCGGCCCCGGCCCTGTGCAGCCACCCGCTGCGACGGCGCAGCTCGCGTTTGAGCTGCCTGCGCCGGTCCAGGGCCGCGTACTTGAGTAGCATGAAGACCCAGGTCCTGAACCGGCCGCGCGCCGGGTCGAACTCGGCCGCCCGCTGCCAGGCGGCCACCAGGGCGTCCGCCGCGACTTCTTCGGCGTCGGCGTCGGTGCCCGCGGGCCCGAGGATGAGCCGGGCCAGGTACAGCACGGATTCCCCAAGACGCCGCACCATCTCCGCCACGGCGTCCGGGTCTCCCCGGCGAATCCGGTCGACCAGGTCCGGTGGAAAGTCGTCGGTCAGGCCCGCCGGGACGGTGGCCGCAGGGGTCGGGGCCACCGGGGTTGGGCCGGCACCGTCCGGACATGCGGTGGGGTCCTGCGCGTGCGTGACGCCTTCCGGTGACTCCGTGACGCCTTCAGATGACGCCATGACGCTTTGCGGTGCCTTGGATCGAATGCGGAATGGTGGTGGGGTCGAGCCCCCCGCCGGCCGATGGGAGATGGCCCGTCGCCTCCTCGCAGAGTACCCTTCACCCGTTACTACGGTGGTCACCGGAGTCTTCTTGCGAGGGAAGGATCCGGTCGGTGGCATGGGACGGGGCGGGGCGGGACCGGCCGTGCGCCTGCCACCCGTAAGGCCAGCCGAGTGCGCGCCCCGAAAAACCCACGATCAGGAGGCAGGTGGCTAAAGCGACGGCGGTCACCAGCACCGCAGTTGATCAGGCCCACGGTAGCCATGACAAGGTCGTCTCCCGGGTACGCCGGCTTGAGATCCGCGAGCCGGTAGGAAAAGGCGGCCGCCAGAAACAAATACGGGCTGCTGCCCAGGAGTGCCACCCGAACGCTGTCGCGGCCCCTCACCCCGCAGGCGGCGGCTGTGCATAGCCAAAGGTACACACTGGTAACGACCGCACCGACCATGACGAGCCGGTGCCAATACGGAATCCGTAGCCGAACCACGCCCGACAGCAACGCCAGCGCCGCGCCGAACAGCAACAGGTTCGATGCCAGCAAGAACCCGCCAGCGCCCGTATCCCGGTGGAACCACGGAAATCGTAGCAGGTGACGGGTCAGGCCATGGCCCTGCACCCGGTCGACCAGCGATCGCCGGATCCCAACCACCCCCAACACCCCGGCAAGACCGGCGAGCAGCAGGAGAACCACCCCCTCTCCCCCCCGACGGGCCGCCCGAGACACGGCACACGTACGGTCACGGTGCGGCGTGAATCCATTCCCTGTAGCCTAGTCTGCAGTCATCTCCCTCCGCTTACCGGGGCAGCCGTGCGGGGGTCCGGGGGCACGGGTCAGGCAATGGCCCTGGCCGAAAGAACGGGCAGGGACAGTCGCTTCCGATCATCGCCTTCGAGGTATGGTGAGACTCTGCCACCGCTCGCCAGCCCTGGCCTTGGCCAGGTAGACGATCTGGCCCACGTGATAGGAGGTGTGGAACAGCTGGCGCTCGATGGCGTCGATCACCGTGTGCGGCTCGCCGCGGATGAACACGGTCCGCAGCAGGTCGTCCGGCCTCAGGGCATCCAGCGTCGCAAAGAGCGCCCGCCACCCCCTCTCCCAGCGCTCCATCAGCTCCTGCCGGGGCAGCCGCTCCTCGACGAACTCGGCATCCCGGTCGCGATCGGGCTTCTCGCCGTCCGAGGTCAAAAAGTCGGTCCACCGGGAGACCATGTTGCCGCTCAAGTGCTTGATGAGCACCGTGATGCTGTTGGACTCCCCGCCGGGGGACCAGGCGAGGGCGTCGTCGTCCACCTGCGCCAGCGCCCGCTCCGCGAGGTCCTTGATGTAGCGGAACCGGCTCTTGACGGCCTCGAGGTAGACCTCCGCCACCCCCGGGCCGTCCACCAGGTCATGCACGGGCCTTCCCTCCCTGGGCTGGGGATCACGCACCTCGCCTGCCGGCCGGCGGCGTGGCGCCGGGCTCCGAACGAGGGCGCGCGTATAGAGTTCGTTGCACATCGTGCCGGGCGGTTCCTGCGCCTCCCGGCCCCCCTTCTTCTTGGTTCCTATTGTTAGAGCCCTCGGTCCGTTGACCCGCTCGCTGGATCCTTGTTAACGTCGTGACAGACAACGGGGTCTGGCCATCTCCGATTTCCGAAGGCGATGAACGGGAAGAGTACCCGGGAAGCGCGCCTCCCAGCGAGCCGGGACGGTGGAAGCCGGTAGGCCGCGCCTGGGGAATCCGCCCGGGAGCCCGCCGCCGAGCCACGGATGCAGTTCGCGC
The sequence above is drawn from the Thermaerobacter sp. FW80 genome and encodes:
- a CDS encoding sigma factor-like helix-turn-helix DNA-binding protein, which encodes MPSGGHALVSPADPAELVAARDEAVRLRMALESLSPAERDLLIRRYWMEEPIERMAREAGISRNAMDSRLWRARQALRKALVERAPAAGRRPASADRKGDPT
- a CDS encoding SdpI family protein, producing the protein MGQVRPNFFFGIRTPWTLSSEAVWRKTHRAGAGCSSSRGWPSRRPPSCRPAGRCR
- a CDS encoding DUF1572 family protein, which gives rise to MHDLVDGPGVAEVYLEAVKSRFRYIKDLAERALAQVDDDALAWSPGGESNSITVLIKHLSGNMVSRWTDFLTSDGEKPDRDRDAEFVEERLPRQELMERWERGWRALFATLDALRPDDLLRTVFIRGEPHTVIDAIERQLFHTSYHVGQIVYLAKARAGERWQSLTIPRRR
- a CDS encoding PadR family transcriptional regulator → MERAGFVQGYFEPSPQGPPRKYYRILPQGHQALHRWGRVATVRTGRGRGGDGPARRPRSQPGLRTRRFRPRSRHPPPWGSGPLTAPRPSPPGRPPEGTSS
- a CDS encoding DUF1648 domain-containing protein, giving the protein MVIHWNAAGQPDGWAPRAFAAWFGWATAAGTYLLLKVLPSIDPRRANYPGSQAPTGWSGRSPSCSCWASTRWSS